In a genomic window of Curtobacterium flaccumfaciens pv. betae:
- a CDS encoding DEAD/DEAH box helicase, which produces MRQTKAGRADSVVEFWRMLELFSPQPIPKRRGPGVSEWTPGKRLPWESRPDDDRDLVQHHVVYLGPYPLAGIYDWLHQAFSDAQDAFDSQPPGESACAALVVDEHGSLVPGSPTLSSALWAVGRIRAGDDRPSEWVEAFSPAAEQFTERVTDLVGEDEDDGTTPIIGATAMRELLEAAHASAGVTGLSRLAGQDVRIRSVPVKRAAPDQTVDSDFLNSFFLGDLTVVRNAVDAGDVGAALRSYLTPDGAVDEESRHDVAADVQAENDLLGPSKIPLGRWPASATHHLARSQQFAVNHLFDALGDTGGTRGVNGPPGTGKTTMLRDVLAGNVVERARTLSRLPDPSAAFSPTTHRWTADQYTMSVPALIPSLTGYEMVVTSANNAAVENVSEELPSSDALGEEFGDAEYFADIATSLLDKRKAPDKDPQAWGLVAAKLGNKKNRGRFHSAFWFGARDGSRPGLQDILKAVKNGEREPADWARAREEFKAAEGLVQRLLEERAAAARRIADLESTTASLRSLRDQEERSLHQLRRARTAVAERQAVLEAAQRRQSEVQQRLYSIIALRPGWVEALLTLGRAPREWRSQVTPVMAEQTQRRREVGFADVEYASAQHTATVSDEQLGAVRTAMADTQTTADSLASLCSEDRTRYGDAYPLDDTSVDRFHTRAPWLDPELDRARSMLFLQALRLHRAWLENTVDKTLPGLRAAVSVVAGSAPAGLSPEAAKAAWQLFFMVVPMVSTTFASISRMFGALGSEALGWLLIDEAGQACPQYAVGAIWRARRVLAVGDPLQLTPVVTMPAKAQRDIATAFGLTSLWIPPAASVQTLADRVSPFGTTLAVGDDDKWVAAPLRVHRRCDDPMFSLCNRIAYGGLMVSAVHRSLKGPSGPDRFDGTAGPIMASSYWADTPAETPGSHLQEREFERLGLAMEYLQTHGVDAHEVIAVSPFRAVANRLESFSRDYPGMHGGTVHTAQGREAEVVFLVLGGDPDAPGAKAWASESVNLVNVAVSRAKRRLYVIGDRTAWAEFPFFRDLAASLG; this is translated from the coding sequence GTGAGGCAGACCAAGGCGGGACGGGCTGACAGCGTCGTCGAGTTCTGGCGGATGTTGGAGCTGTTTAGCCCGCAACCGATACCGAAACGCCGTGGCCCGGGTGTCTCGGAGTGGACTCCAGGCAAGCGTCTCCCGTGGGAGTCCCGCCCTGACGATGATCGGGACCTGGTCCAGCACCACGTCGTCTACCTCGGTCCCTACCCACTCGCAGGCATCTACGACTGGCTGCATCAGGCGTTCTCCGACGCTCAGGATGCCTTCGATTCACAGCCACCCGGGGAGAGCGCTTGCGCGGCACTCGTGGTCGACGAACACGGATCACTGGTACCAGGCTCGCCGACACTGTCGTCAGCGCTCTGGGCCGTCGGACGTATCAGGGCCGGCGACGATCGGCCATCGGAGTGGGTCGAGGCGTTCTCGCCGGCCGCGGAGCAGTTCACGGAACGCGTGACGGATCTCGTCGGCGAGGATGAGGACGACGGAACCACGCCGATCATCGGCGCCACGGCGATGCGCGAACTCCTCGAGGCCGCACATGCGAGTGCCGGCGTCACCGGACTCTCACGACTTGCAGGGCAGGACGTCCGTATCCGAAGTGTGCCGGTGAAGCGGGCAGCGCCGGACCAAACGGTCGACTCCGACTTCCTCAACAGTTTCTTCCTCGGAGACCTCACCGTCGTCCGGAATGCGGTGGACGCTGGTGACGTCGGGGCAGCGCTCAGGTCGTACCTCACACCAGACGGCGCAGTGGACGAGGAGTCGCGACACGACGTAGCGGCCGATGTCCAGGCCGAGAACGACCTGCTGGGTCCCTCGAAGATCCCACTCGGCCGGTGGCCGGCGTCGGCGACACACCACCTTGCGCGCAGTCAGCAGTTCGCCGTCAACCATCTGTTCGACGCTCTCGGGGACACAGGCGGAACCCGCGGTGTGAACGGCCCGCCGGGCACCGGGAAGACCACGATGCTCAGGGACGTCCTGGCGGGCAACGTCGTCGAGCGGGCCCGAACGCTCTCCCGCTTGCCAGACCCGAGTGCTGCTTTCTCACCGACCACGCACAGGTGGACGGCAGACCAGTACACCATGAGCGTTCCCGCCCTGATCCCGAGTCTCACCGGGTACGAGATGGTCGTGACGTCCGCGAACAACGCCGCCGTCGAGAACGTCTCCGAAGAACTCCCGTCGAGCGATGCCCTCGGCGAAGAGTTCGGAGACGCTGAGTACTTCGCGGACATCGCCACTTCCCTGCTGGACAAGCGGAAGGCGCCCGACAAGGATCCGCAGGCGTGGGGCCTCGTCGCCGCGAAACTCGGGAACAAGAAGAACCGGGGGCGATTCCACTCTGCATTCTGGTTCGGCGCCCGTGACGGCTCACGTCCCGGGCTCCAGGACATCCTGAAAGCGGTCAAGAACGGTGAGCGTGAACCGGCCGACTGGGCTCGGGCTCGCGAGGAGTTCAAAGCCGCTGAAGGCCTCGTCCAACGGCTCCTCGAGGAACGAGCCGCGGCAGCCCGACGGATCGCCGATCTCGAGTCCACGACTGCTTCCCTCCGCAGCCTCCGCGACCAGGAAGAGCGATCGCTGCACCAGCTCCGGCGCGCGCGGACAGCAGTTGCGGAACGGCAAGCCGTTCTCGAAGCTGCGCAACGACGTCAGTCCGAAGTGCAGCAGCGTCTGTATTCAATCATCGCGTTGCGTCCCGGTTGGGTGGAGGCACTCCTGACTCTCGGAAGGGCACCACGCGAGTGGCGAAGTCAGGTCACTCCCGTGATGGCGGAGCAGACGCAACGTCGACGGGAAGTGGGGTTCGCCGACGTTGAGTACGCAAGTGCACAGCACACCGCCACGGTCTCTGACGAGCAACTCGGGGCAGTCCGCACCGCCATGGCGGATACGCAGACGACCGCCGACTCCCTCGCCTCCCTCTGTTCCGAGGATCGCACCCGGTACGGAGACGCGTACCCGCTCGACGACACCTCCGTGGACCGCTTCCACACGCGAGCACCGTGGCTCGACCCCGAGCTCGACCGTGCACGCTCGATGCTCTTCCTCCAGGCTCTGCGGCTGCATCGGGCCTGGTTGGAGAACACTGTCGACAAGACGCTGCCAGGGTTGCGCGCCGCCGTGTCGGTCGTCGCCGGAAGCGCACCAGCGGGGCTTTCACCAGAAGCCGCGAAGGCTGCCTGGCAGCTCTTCTTCATGGTGGTCCCGATGGTGTCGACCACGTTCGCGTCGATCAGTCGGATGTTCGGTGCACTCGGATCGGAAGCCCTCGGCTGGCTGCTCATCGACGAAGCGGGACAGGCCTGTCCTCAGTACGCGGTCGGGGCCATCTGGCGTGCACGGCGAGTACTCGCAGTAGGTGATCCGTTGCAGCTCACGCCCGTGGTCACGATGCCGGCCAAGGCACAGCGTGACATCGCCACCGCGTTCGGCCTGACCTCCCTGTGGATTCCACCCGCAGCCTCGGTGCAGACGCTCGCAGATCGGGTCTCACCGTTCGGCACCACCTTGGCCGTCGGAGACGACGACAAATGGGTCGCGGCGCCCCTCCGCGTGCACCGGCGGTGTGACGACCCGATGTTCTCGTTGTGCAATCGGATCGCGTACGGCGGCCTCATGGTGAGCGCTGTCCACCGTTCACTCAAGGGTCCTAGCGGTCCCGATCGCTTCGACGGCACGGCCGGCCCGATCATGGCGAGCAGCTACTGGGCGGACACCCCCGCAGAGACTCCTGGTTCGCATCTGCAGGAGCGAGAGTTCGAGCGCCTCGGGCTTGCCATGGAGTACCTGCAGACGCACGGCGTCGACGCACACGAAGTCATCGCGGTCTCACCCTTCCGCGCCGTCGCGAATCGTCTCGAGAGCTTTTCGAGGGACTACCCCGGTATGCATGGTGGGACCGTGCACACCGCCCAGGGCCGCGAGGCTGAGGTCGTGTTCCTCGTGCTCGGAGGCGATCCTGATGCACCCGGCGCGAAGGCGTGGGCATCGGAATCGGTGAACCTCGTGAACGTCGCCGTCAGCAGAGCAAAGCGGCGGCTGTACGTCATCGGTGATCGTACTGCGTGGGCCGAGTTCCCGTTCTTCCGCGACCTCGCCGCCTCGCTCGGCTAG
- a CDS encoding helix-turn-helix domain-containing protein: MVRLPLRPDEVARGRRLGALLRRARGPRSIVDTALAAGISPETLRKIETGRIATPAFSTIASVAGVVGLSLDAVWSEVSCDPADSADIA, translated from the coding sequence ATGGTCCGTCTCCCACTCCGCCCCGACGAGGTCGCGCGCGGTCGTCGCCTCGGTGCGCTGCTCCGTCGTGCCCGTGGCCCGCGGTCGATCGTGGACACCGCCCTGGCCGCGGGGATCTCGCCGGAGACGCTCCGGAAGATCGAGACCGGCCGCATCGCGACGCCGGCGTTCTCGACGATCGCGTCGGTCGCGGGCGTGGTCGGACTGTCGCTCGACGCGGTGTGGTCCGAGGTCAGCTGCGACCCGGCGGACTCCGCGGACATCGCCTGA
- the map gene encoding type I methionyl aminopeptidase yields MIEILTPAEVDKGRATGALVGTILQTLRERTRVGTNLLEIDRWAKQMIEAAGADSCYVDYAPSFGRGPFGHHICTAVNDAVLHGLPHDRVLHDGDLLTLDLAVSLDGIAADAAISFVVGTPRSEDLALIDATERALAAGIAAAGPGARIGDLSHAIGTVLEAAGYPVNVEFGGHGIGSTMHQDPHVSNTGRPGRGYTLRPGLLLALEPWVMADTDVLVTDADGWTLRSATGARTAHTEHTIAITEDGAEVLTLPR; encoded by the coding sequence GTGATCGAGATCCTGACCCCCGCCGAGGTCGACAAGGGCCGCGCCACCGGAGCCCTCGTCGGCACGATCCTGCAGACCCTGCGCGAACGCACCCGCGTCGGCACCAACCTGCTCGAGATCGACCGGTGGGCGAAGCAGATGATCGAGGCCGCCGGTGCCGACTCCTGCTACGTCGACTACGCGCCCTCGTTCGGCCGTGGTCCGTTCGGCCACCACATCTGCACGGCCGTGAACGACGCCGTGCTGCACGGGCTGCCGCACGACCGGGTGCTGCACGACGGGGACCTGCTCACCCTCGACCTCGCGGTGTCCCTGGACGGCATCGCCGCCGACGCCGCGATCAGCTTCGTCGTCGGCACCCCGCGCTCCGAGGACCTCGCCCTCATCGACGCCACCGAACGCGCGCTGGCCGCGGGCATCGCCGCCGCCGGACCGGGCGCCCGCATCGGTGACCTGTCCCACGCGATCGGCACCGTCCTCGAAGCCGCGGGCTACCCGGTGAACGTGGAGTTCGGCGGACACGGCATCGGCTCGACCATGCACCAGGACCCGCACGTGTCGAACACCGGACGCCCCGGCCGCGGCTACACGCTCCGGCCCGGACTCCTGCTCGCGCTCGAACCGTGGGTTATGGCGGACACCGACGTCCTGGTCACCGACGCCGACGGGTGGACGCTGCGGAGTGCCACCGGAGCGCGGACCGCCCACACCGAGCACACCATCGCGATCACCGAGGACGGCGCCGAGGTGCTCACGCTCCCCCGCTGA
- a CDS encoding 4'-phosphopantetheinyl transferase family protein produces the protein MTLRTPTADRADDREALVAAVASATGVEPVAVRAGRVCPHCAGTDHGRPWATVAGTAVGVSLARAPGVVALAVGPSALGVDVERVSRVAAAPLDAFTPDELRRADGDPAILATAWAAKEAVLKRDGRGLRVDPLAVEVDVAAGTAVFEGVGQPLTVLSPAPDVVLVVAAGGLSVEVVGTVSGGA, from the coding sequence GTGACGCTCCGGACGCCGACTGCTGACCGCGCCGACGACCGGGAGGCCCTGGTCGCCGCCGTCGCGTCGGCGACCGGCGTCGAGCCGGTCGCGGTGCGCGCGGGGCGCGTCTGCCCGCACTGCGCGGGGACAGACCACGGTCGTCCGTGGGCGACCGTCGCGGGCACCGCGGTCGGCGTGAGCCTGGCGCGCGCACCGGGGGTCGTTGCCCTCGCGGTGGGGCCGTCGGCGCTCGGCGTCGACGTCGAACGGGTGTCGCGGGTCGCTGCCGCACCGCTCGACGCCTTCACCCCGGACGAACTCCGTCGAGCCGACGGGGACCCGGCGATCCTCGCCACCGCGTGGGCGGCCAAGGAGGCCGTGCTGAAACGCGACGGTCGCGGGCTGCGCGTCGACCCGCTCGCGGTGGAGGTCGACGTGGCCGCCGGCACCGCCGTGTTCGAGGGTGTCGGACAACCGCTCACCGTGCTGTCCCCCGCGCCGGACGTGGTGCTCGTCGTCGCGGCGGGTGGCCTGTCCGTCGAGGTCGTCGGGACGGTCAGCGGGGGAGCGTGA
- a CDS encoding TPM domain-containing protein — translation MTAALVAMLIVLAPATTAHATAPVDLGGAYVLDEADALTASQQSKVEQAVQDLYSETQTQLFVVFVPSFTDPTDHTEWGRAVMEQNQIDTDGILLSVAVDERNYDVQQTNETAISSSDVENAVNDALLPELKQGDWSGAAVAFADGLTQSQAPVDLTWLWILLLVVVVGLIVVVLVIRTRNKRRTAAATEAQEASLADLERTAGGALVTIDDELRTAEQEVGFASAQFGPDSAKPFADAVQAAQREVRKAFTIRQQLDDEIPDTPQQRAEWANQIIVICERAHAAIEEQTEAFDQLRSLEDGIEDAAASLAQAVAAAPASVGAAAAALDRVRARYTGRTLATVANNVDQAHQVLAFATERSNAATASIAAGDKGEAVVAVRDAQHALAQVQQLTDGALAAEQSFNEATARAEAMRIDIQGDVAAARSLRSGGPDLAAAVTRAEAVLRQGLDPKDPVAAVDALTRANTEIDQAIAAARGAEEQRQRATQALDAALRDARNRISQARDYVSLHRGGIGPTARTRLSEAQRAYDDAVELAPSNPGQALNAARAAEQYAAAAMDAANDDLGGWGGGQGGGGGGAQLGGLVTGLVLGGLLGGRGGSYGGGSFGGGGFGGGGGFGGGGGFGGGGGGGGGGFSGGGRF, via the coding sequence GTGACGGCGGCCCTGGTCGCGATGCTCATCGTCCTGGCTCCGGCAACGACCGCACACGCCACGGCGCCCGTCGACCTGGGCGGCGCGTACGTCCTCGACGAGGCCGACGCGCTGACCGCATCCCAGCAGTCGAAGGTCGAGCAGGCCGTGCAGGACCTGTACTCCGAGACCCAGACGCAGCTGTTCGTCGTGTTCGTGCCGTCCTTCACCGACCCCACCGACCACACCGAGTGGGGCCGGGCCGTGATGGAGCAGAACCAGATCGACACCGACGGCATCCTGCTCTCGGTCGCGGTCGACGAGCGCAACTACGACGTCCAGCAGACGAACGAGACCGCGATCTCCTCGTCCGACGTGGAGAACGCCGTCAACGACGCGCTGCTCCCCGAGCTCAAGCAGGGCGACTGGTCCGGCGCCGCCGTGGCCTTCGCCGACGGGCTGACCCAGTCGCAGGCCCCGGTGGACCTCACCTGGCTGTGGATCCTGCTGCTCGTCGTGGTCGTCGGGCTCATCGTCGTGGTCCTGGTCATCCGGACCCGGAACAAGCGCCGCACCGCCGCAGCGACCGAGGCGCAGGAAGCCTCGCTCGCCGACCTCGAACGCACCGCCGGCGGCGCCCTCGTCACCATCGACGACGAACTCCGCACCGCCGAACAAGAGGTCGGGTTCGCGAGCGCGCAGTTCGGCCCGGATTCCGCCAAGCCCTTCGCCGACGCCGTGCAGGCCGCTCAGCGCGAGGTCCGCAAGGCCTTCACGATCCGGCAGCAGCTCGACGACGAGATCCCCGACACCCCCCAGCAGCGCGCCGAGTGGGCGAACCAGATCATCGTGATCTGCGAACGGGCGCACGCCGCGATCGAGGAGCAGACCGAGGCGTTCGACCAGCTCCGGTCGCTCGAGGACGGCATCGAGGACGCAGCCGCGTCGCTCGCCCAGGCCGTGGCTGCCGCACCGGCTTCGGTCGGGGCCGCCGCCGCCGCACTCGACCGCGTCCGCGCCCGCTACACCGGCCGCACCCTCGCCACCGTGGCGAACAACGTCGACCAGGCCCACCAGGTGCTCGCCTTCGCCACCGAACGCTCGAACGCCGCCACCGCCTCCATCGCCGCCGGCGACAAAGGCGAGGCGGTCGTCGCCGTGCGCGACGCCCAGCACGCGCTCGCCCAGGTGCAGCAGCTCACCGACGGCGCACTCGCCGCCGAGCAGTCCTTCAACGAGGCCACCGCCCGCGCCGAGGCGATGCGCATCGACATCCAGGGCGACGTCGCCGCCGCCCGCAGCCTGCGCTCGGGCGGCCCGGACCTCGCCGCCGCGGTCACCCGCGCCGAGGCCGTGCTCCGCCAGGGGCTCGACCCGAAGGACCCCGTGGCGGCCGTCGACGCGCTGACCCGGGCGAACACCGAGATCGACCAGGCCATCGCCGCGGCACGGGGTGCCGAGGAACAGCGCCAGCGCGCCACCCAGGCGCTCGACGCGGCCCTGCGCGACGCCCGGAACCGGATCAGCCAGGCTCGCGACTACGTCTCCCTGCACCGCGGCGGCATCGGCCCGACCGCCCGGACCCGGCTGTCCGAGGCCCAGCGTGCCTACGACGACGCCGTCGAGCTCGCCCCGAGCAACCCCGGCCAGGCACTCAACGCAGCCCGCGCGGCCGAGCAGTACGCCGCCGCAGCGATGGACGCCGCCAACGACGACCTCGGTGGCTGGGGTGGCGGTCAGGGCGGTGGCGGTGGCGGCGCCCAACTCGGTGGCCTGGTCACCGGACTCGTCCTCGGCGGCCTGCTCGGCGGTCGCGGCGGCAGCTACGGCGGCGGCTCCTTCGGGGGCGGTGGCTTCGGCGGCGGCGGGGGCTTCGGCGGCGGAGGCGGCTTCGGCGGAGGCGGCGGCGGGGGCGGCGGCGGCTTCTCCGGCGGCGGCCGCTTCTGA
- a CDS encoding PspA/IM30 family protein translates to MAKQTIFGRISTLVRANINQIIDDAEDPQKMLDQLVRDYTNNIADAKTAIAQTIGNVRLLEQDHEEDKKAAVEWGQKAANASAAADKYRSEGKSAEADKFDNLAKIAIGKQIAAEQEVKDAEPNLASQNEAVEKLKTGLAGMEQKLEQLRAKRDNLVARSKTAEAQSRVNDALGNIDVLDPTSDLGRFEEKVRREEAKVLGQQELQSSSLDAQFESLEDVGKDAEVEARLAALKSGGSSSI, encoded by the coding sequence ATGGCCAAGCAGACCATCTTCGGACGCATCTCCACCCTCGTGCGCGCGAACATCAACCAGATCATCGACGACGCCGAGGACCCGCAGAAGATGCTGGACCAGCTCGTCCGCGACTACACGAACAACATCGCCGACGCGAAGACCGCGATCGCGCAGACCATCGGCAACGTGCGCCTGCTCGAGCAGGACCACGAAGAGGACAAGAAGGCCGCGGTCGAGTGGGGCCAGAAGGCCGCCAACGCCTCCGCCGCCGCCGACAAGTACCGCTCCGAGGGCAAGTCGGCCGAGGCGGACAAGTTCGACAACCTCGCCAAGATCGCGATCGGCAAGCAGATCGCCGCCGAGCAGGAGGTCAAGGACGCGGAGCCGAACCTGGCGTCGCAGAACGAGGCCGTCGAGAAGCTCAAGACCGGTCTCGCCGGCATGGAGCAGAAGCTCGAGCAGCTCCGCGCGAAGCGGGACAACCTCGTCGCCCGCTCGAAGACCGCCGAGGCGCAGTCCCGCGTCAACGACGCCCTCGGCAACATCGACGTGCTCGACCCGACGAGCGACCTCGGCCGCTTCGAGGAGAAGGTCCGCCGCGAAGAGGCGAAGGTGCTCGGCCAGCAGGAGCTGCAGTCGTCCAGCCTCGACGCCCAGTTCGAGAGCCTCGAGGACGTCGGCAAGGACGCCGAGGTCGAGGCACGGCTCGCCGCGCTGAAGTCCGGCGGATCCTCGAGCATCTGA
- a CDS encoding arginase family protein — protein sequence MHFLVVGQWQGSASSRAMRLGDGASAIAADLPRASTTVVDVPAGAGDRLETAVARYTSVLAVAERVAEETAVATEPVLVVGGDGASVLGATAALAPDTAFVRISGSSGYRALNRAQPVAAETAALRLLVDRPDDLFPGLPVVPASSVVVAGVRGVEDAERAALDKAGIVHLDVDAATPDALAAAVERTGAASVFVHVDLDVLDPSEVDGLLEPVPFGLDGAALVERIQAATRGRRLVGAALTGFAPVDPDRAVDDLGVILRVVGAVTSASRVG from the coding sequence ATGCACTTCCTCGTGGTCGGTCAGTGGCAGGGTTCGGCGTCGTCGCGCGCGATGCGGCTCGGGGACGGCGCGTCGGCGATCGCGGCCGACCTCCCCCGGGCGTCCACCACCGTGGTCGACGTCCCGGCCGGAGCGGGTGACCGCCTCGAGACCGCCGTCGCCCGCTACACCTCGGTGCTCGCCGTCGCCGAACGCGTCGCCGAGGAAACCGCAGTCGCCACCGAACCGGTGCTCGTCGTCGGCGGCGACGGCGCCAGTGTCCTCGGCGCGACCGCCGCCCTCGCACCGGACACCGCGTTCGTCCGCATCTCCGGGTCGAGCGGGTACCGCGCGCTCAACCGGGCCCAGCCCGTCGCCGCCGAGACCGCCGCCCTGCGCCTGCTGGTCGACCGCCCCGACGACCTGTTCCCCGGCCTGCCCGTGGTGCCGGCGTCCTCGGTCGTCGTCGCCGGGGTCCGCGGGGTCGAGGACGCCGAACGGGCCGCCCTCGACAAGGCCGGGATCGTGCACCTCGACGTCGACGCCGCCACCCCGGACGCCCTCGCCGCAGCGGTCGAGCGGACCGGTGCCGCATCGGTCTTCGTGCACGTCGACCTCGACGTCCTCGACCCGTCGGAGGTCGACGGACTCCTCGAACCCGTCCCGTTCGGCCTCGACGGCGCAGCGCTCGTCGAGCGCATCCAGGCCGCGACGCGCGGCCGCCGCCTCGTCGGCGCCGCGCTCACCGGATTCGCCCCCGTCGACCCGGACCGGGCGGTGGACGACCTCGGCGTGATCCTGCGCGTCGTCGGAGCGGTGACCAGCGCCTCCCGGGTGGGCTGA
- a CDS encoding dihydrolipoyl dehydrogenase family protein: MTDYDLIVIGAGAVGENVADYARKRDLSVAIVEAELVGGECSYWACMPSKALLRSGHALAAAKRLDGAKQAVTGTLDAAHVLARRNSFTSDWKDDSQVSWLESAGIDLIRGHARITGPKTIDVDGETHTARAAVAVVTGSLHTLPPVPGLAEAKPWGTREGTSAQQVPESLLIIGGGVSGSELATAWASLGAKVTLVARHGLLGGMEPFAGELVADSLRELGVDVRTGVNPVRVDRDEHGLVTTVLDDGTTVITSEVLAATGRAAHTRDLGLETVGLTAGDWLDVDDTMLVHGTDWLYAVGDVNHRVLLTHQGKYQARAAGEAIAARYQGTPLHTEPWGAHVATADHAASPQVTFTDPEVASVGLTEAKAREQGLNVRAVEYDLGAIAGSSLQADGYTGRAKMVVDEDRGVVVGVTFVGQDVAEMLHGATVAVVGEVPIDRLWHAVPAYPTMNEIWLRLLETYGRPA; encoded by the coding sequence ATGACGGACTACGACCTCATCGTGATCGGAGCCGGCGCTGTCGGCGAGAACGTGGCGGACTACGCCAGGAAGCGCGACCTTTCGGTCGCGATCGTGGAGGCCGAGCTCGTCGGCGGCGAGTGCTCCTACTGGGCGTGCATGCCCTCGAAGGCGCTCCTGCGCAGTGGACACGCCCTGGCCGCCGCCAAGCGGCTCGACGGTGCGAAGCAGGCCGTGACCGGCACGCTCGACGCCGCACACGTGCTTGCCCGCCGCAACTCGTTCACCTCCGACTGGAAGGACGACAGCCAGGTCTCGTGGCTCGAGTCCGCCGGCATCGACCTGATCCGCGGGCACGCCCGCATCACCGGCCCGAAGACCATCGACGTCGACGGCGAGACGCACACCGCGCGCGCAGCTGTCGCGGTCGTCACCGGTTCCCTGCACACGCTGCCCCCGGTGCCCGGTCTCGCCGAGGCGAAGCCGTGGGGCACCCGCGAGGGCACCAGCGCCCAGCAGGTCCCCGAGAGCCTGCTCATCATCGGCGGCGGCGTCTCCGGCTCCGAGCTCGCAACCGCGTGGGCGTCCCTCGGCGCGAAGGTCACCCTCGTCGCCCGGCACGGTCTGCTCGGCGGCATGGAGCCCTTCGCCGGGGAACTCGTCGCCGACTCCCTGCGCGAACTCGGCGTCGACGTCCGCACCGGCGTCAACCCGGTCCGGGTCGACCGCGACGAGCACGGTCTCGTCACCACGGTGCTCGACGACGGCACCACGGTCATCACGAGCGAGGTGCTCGCCGCCACCGGCCGCGCCGCCCACACGCGTGACCTCGGGCTCGAGACCGTCGGCCTGACCGCGGGTGACTGGCTCGACGTCGACGACACCATGCTCGTGCACGGCACCGACTGGCTGTACGCCGTGGGTGACGTCAACCACCGCGTCCTGCTCACCCACCAGGGCAAGTACCAGGCGCGCGCCGCCGGCGAGGCGATCGCCGCCCGGTACCAGGGCACGCCGCTGCACACCGAGCCGTGGGGCGCACACGTCGCCACCGCCGACCACGCCGCCTCGCCGCAGGTCACCTTCACCGACCCCGAGGTCGCGAGCGTCGGCCTGACCGAGGCGAAGGCCCGCGAGCAGGGGCTGAACGTCCGCGCGGTGGAGTACGACCTCGGTGCGATCGCCGGGTCCTCCCTGCAGGCAGACGGTTACACGGGCCGCGCGAAGATGGTCGTCGACGAGGACCGCGGGGTCGTCGTGGGCGTCACGTTCGTCGGCCAGGACGTCGCCGAGATGCTGCACGGCGCCACCGTCGCCGTCGTGGGCGAGGTCCCGATCGACCGCCTGTGGCACGCGGTGCCTGCCTACCCGACGATGAACGAGATCTGGCTCCGCCTGCTCGAGACGTACGGCCGCCCGGCCTGA
- a CDS encoding Fe-S oxidoreductase: MRNPLLDSPVSRAGWVFATAVGLAVGVPLSTGRIRVEDGLVVCTGLPRWVFRRGGTCVGSVYLTRDNDGPRVLRHERVHVEQWRRYGMLMPLLYAVAGRDPLRNRFEVEAGLEDGGYR; encoded by the coding sequence GTGCGCAACCCGCTGCTCGACTCCCCCGTGTCCCGTGCGGGGTGGGTGTTCGCGACCGCCGTCGGGCTCGCCGTGGGCGTCCCCCTGTCGACGGGGCGGATCCGGGTGGAGGACGGGCTCGTGGTTTGCACGGGGCTGCCGCGCTGGGTGTTCCGGCGCGGCGGCACCTGCGTCGGTTCGGTGTACCTGACCCGCGACAACGACGGCCCGCGGGTGCTCCGGCACGAGCGGGTGCACGTCGAGCAGTGGCGCCGGTACGGCATGCTCATGCCGCTGCTCTACGCCGTCGCCGGGCGGGATCCCCTGCGGAACCGGTTCGAGGTCGAGGCCGGCCTGGAGGACGGCGGCTACCGCTGA
- a CDS encoding ABC transporter ATP-binding protein, whose amino-acid sequence MSDAGTALGPVPTTALGARGLTLAYDDRVVVDTLDVDIPDGELTVIVGPNACGKSTLLKSFARTLKPRAGTVFLDGAPIDSYRPKAVARRVGMLPQTPIAPDGITVRDLVSRGRFPHQDLLHPSSGSDRQAVQAALEQTETVELADRSVDELSGGQRQRVWIAMVLAQQTDIVLLDEPTTFLDIAHQYDVLELASTLHAAGRTVVAVLHDLNQAARYATHVIAMRDGAIVSAGKPASVLTADLVEDVFGLPCVVVPDPETGTPLVVPRRRAA is encoded by the coding sequence ATGTCGGACGCGGGCACCGCGCTCGGGCCGGTCCCGACCACCGCGCTCGGGGCCCGCGGGCTGACCCTGGCCTACGACGACCGGGTCGTGGTGGACACGCTCGACGTCGACATCCCCGACGGCGAGCTGACGGTCATCGTCGGGCCGAACGCCTGCGGCAAGTCGACGCTGCTGAAGTCCTTCGCCCGCACCCTGAAGCCGCGAGCCGGCACGGTGTTCCTCGACGGGGCGCCGATCGACTCGTACCGCCCGAAGGCCGTCGCCCGGCGGGTCGGCATGCTCCCGCAGACCCCGATCGCCCCCGACGGCATCACCGTGCGTGACCTCGTGTCCCGGGGCCGGTTCCCGCACCAGGACCTGCTGCACCCATCGTCGGGATCCGACCGACAGGCCGTCCAGGCCGCACTCGAGCAGACCGAGACGGTGGAACTGGCGGACCGGAGCGTCGACGAGCTCTCCGGCGGGCAGCGGCAGCGGGTGTGGATCGCGATGGTGCTCGCGCAGCAGACCGACATCGTGCTGCTCGACGAGCCGACGACGTTCCTCGACATCGCCCACCAGTACGACGTGCTCGAACTCGCCTCCACGCTGCACGCCGCCGGTCGCACGGTCGTCGCGGTGCTGCACGACCTGAACCAGGCTGCGCGCTACGCCACCCACGTCATCGCGATGCGCGACGGGGCGATCGTCTCGGCGGGGAAGCCGGCGTCGGTGCTCACCGCGGACCTCGTCGAGGACGTCTTCGGCCTGCCGTGCGTCGTCGTCCCCGACCCCGAGACCGGCACGCCGCTCGTGGTGCCGCGGCGGCGCGCGGCCTGA